Part of the Aquimarina sp. MAR_2010_214 genome is shown below.
TAACATTATTAATGGAGGAGAATACCAGATTAATGATGGTATTAAGAGAATGATGAGTAATGGAAAAGTCTTTGTAACCGGGCAAGTAGATGAATGGATGGATTGTGGAAACAAAAATGTCACTGTCGAAACAAATACCAGGATGCTAGGATTTTTACAAAATGATGGAGAGCATTTGGTTAGTAATGCAGTTACACAAGAAAATTCAACGGTTATTGCTCCCTGTTATTTGGGTGAAGGGGTAACGTTAAAAAATGCTACCGTAGGACCTAATGTTTCAATAGGAAATGGATGTACTGTTGAGAATGCTACAATCAAAAATAGTCTTATTCAGACCAAAACTGTCATAAAAAATGCTAACTTAGACAATGCTATGATAGGAAATAATGCTGTTTATGATGGAAACTTCACTACAGTAAGTATTGGAGACTATTCTGTTTTGGAATAATTTATGATGCAATACCAGTATTGTGCAGAACGCTATTTATGATTAACTATTGGAAACATATAGGTTTTTTATGTCTATTCTTTGGGAGTGGAAACAATATTGTCTTGTCTCAGGAGATAGTGCCTAAACAAGAGATAAATATTGACGATCTAGGAAATGTTTCTGATGAATTTCAAGAGAATTTTTTTGAAGCGCTAAAGCAAAAAGCAATTACCAATTATGATAAGGCAATTGAAGCCTTAGAAAAGTGTATTGAGATTGATCCAAAACCCGATTTTTTATATTTAGAACTAGGTAAGAATTATTTAGAACTAAAACGATATCAGGATGCAGAAGATAATTTCGTAAAAGTATTAGCTGACAAGCCTAATAATAGGTTTATTCTGGAGCTTTTGTTTGAAGTTTATTTTCAACAACGAAAATATAAAGAATCAGTAGCAGTAGTAGAAAAATTGGTTGCATTCAATCCTTTGTTTAAAGAGCAATTGGCAAATCTGTACTTTTTAGAAAAACGATATGAAGATGCATTAATCGTTCTTGATGAATTAGATGACGAATATGGAACCGATGAATATCGTAATCGAATAAGAAAAAGAATATCTTCAAAAATTATCGATCCAAATGGTCAAATTAGTAGACTAGAGCAAAAAATAAAAGAAAAACCCAAGGTAGAACAGAATTATTTAAACCTGATTTACCTTTATAGTAAAGATAATCAAAAAGAAAAAGCATTTGAAACGGCTAAATTACTTCTGAAGAAAAAACCAAAATCAGAATTCGTACACCTGGCGCTATATAAGTTTTATCTCGAAGAAAATAATATCGAACAAGCTATTAATTCAATGAAGATTGCTTTAAAAAGCAATAAAATAGATATTGAATCAAAATATAAAGTGATTAACGATTTTTTACCGTATCTCGATAAGAATCCACAATACGAATCTCAATTAACAAGTATTGTTTCTTTACTCTCTAATGGTCAAAATAATGGAAAAGTTTTTACAGAATTAGGTCATTATTATTATAAAAAAGACAAAAAAGAGCAAGCACTCAATTTTTATGAGCGAGGAATAAAAAGTAATGTCAATGATTTTGTATTGCTAAAAAGGATCTTATTATTACAACTGGACTTAGAACGATATGAAAAAGTAGAAACGGGGAGCGAGTTAGCTTTAGAAATGTATCCTGCTCAACCTATTTTCTATTTGGCCAATGGCGTAGCATTGATTCATCTCGAAAAAGCAGCAGAAGCTGTCGAAATTCTAACAATAGGTATAGATTATGTAATAGATGACTTAAAGATGGAATTAGATTTTTACCAACAAATGAGTGTGGCATATCGCAACCTTGGAGATACTACAAAAGCCTCAGAATATCAACAAAAAGCAAATCAACTTCAGAAAAAATCGTAAAAGGGTAATGAACAGAATATTTTATCTATTGTGCATTGCTTTGATGATGCTTAATTCTTGTAAAGGGACCAAGGCGATAAATGAAGCAGGTATCAAAAAACTAAATGCAGAAAAAGTAATTGCAAACCATTACAATCGGTCTTTTAATTTTAGAACACTTAATACCCGTATAAAGGTAAAATACGATGATGGTAGGCAATCTTACAGTCCTAATGCCACACTGCGAATAGAAAGGGATAAAACCATTTGGATTAGTGTAAAAATGTTGGGTATTACATTGGCAAAAGCACTCATAACACCAGAAAAAGTAAGTTATTACGAGAAAATCAATAGCACCTATTTTGAAGGAGATTTCAAACTCCTAAGCGAGTGGTTGGGCACAGATTTGGATTATGATAAAGTACAGCAGATGCTTTTAGGACAAGCATTGTTTAACTTGAGAAATGATAAGTACAAATCTTCAATAGCAGGAAAAGTATATCAACTACGACCCAAGACAGAATTAGCACTTTTTGAACGCTTGTTTTTAATACACCCAGGTACCTTCAAAATGTTCTCACAACGGCTAAAGCAATCTATCGAAAATAGAGATCTAACGATCAATTATCGAAGCTATCAAAAAGTAGGAAATCAAGATTTTCCTAAAGAGATTTATATTGAAGCATTGCAGGATAAAGAAAAAACCATGATTGAGATTGATTATAAAACGGTAGATTACAATGCTAAGGTGAGTTTTCCGTTTAAAATACCATCAGGGTATAAGCAAGTTACTATTCAATGAGGTTTTTAAAGAGTATATATTTTGTAGGTTTATTACTAGTTTGTAGTCCATCTTTCTCTCAAAGCGCTAAACAACAGCAGCTTGAAGAAGAACGCCAGAGACTTAGAGAAGAGATTGAACAAATGAAAGAACTACGTGCCAACAATAAACGTAAGGAACGTTCTGTTCTTTATGAAGTAGAAACGATCAACTCACAGATAGGGACACGTAAAAACCTAATAAAAATTACCAATCAACAAGCTAATTTATTGACTCGGGAGATCAATACAAATTTTAAAAAAATAGCCGCATATCGTAAGGAGCTCACAGCACTTAAAAAGGATTATGCCAAGATGATCACAAAATCCTATAAGAGTAAATCTCATCAAAGTAGAATTATGTTTTTACTTTCTTCTTCTGATTTTTCTCAGGCCTATAAGCGATTACAATATATGAAACAATATAATGAACATCGCAAAGAGCAGGCAGATCGGATAGAAAATGATACCAAAGAACTTCAGGTTTTAAATACAGATCTGTCAAGACAAAAAAAGGAAAAACAAGTACTGATTGAAGAGAATCGCGAAGAACAGAATAAGCTTAAAGAAGAGAAGAAGGAGCAACAAATTTTGATGACTTCTATTCGTAAAAAGCAAGGCACTTATACGAAACAAATCAAAGCAAAAGAACAACAAGCTAGTGCGATTGATAAAGCAATTGAGAAGTTGATTAGGGAAGCCATAGCTAAAGCCAATAAAAAAGCAGGTAAAAAAGTAACAAAAAAAGGATCTGCAACAACATTTGCCCTTACTGCTGAAGCCAAAATATTAGCCGATAATTTTACATCTAACAAAGGAAAATTACCTTGGCCTGTGGGAACAGGAAGAGTAACCAAGAAATTTGGTCGTCAGCCGCACCCTACGCTTCCAAATATACAAATCAATAGTAGTGGAGTAGAAATTGAAACAAGATCAGGAGAGCCTGCGAGAGCCATTTTTGAAGGAGAAGTAATCGCAATCCAAAAACTTAAAGGAGCAAGTCGTTTAATACAAATACGACATGGTAATTATATCACTACATATTATAATATAGAGAATATTAGTGTTAAAGAAGGGCAGAAAGTAGCTACCAAACAATCAATAGGTGAAGTGCGCACCAATCCAACAACAGGTAGAACGATTATGAAATTCTTAATTTACCAAAATGCAAAACGATTAAATCCTCAAAGTTGGATTTATAAGATGTGATGAGTGTATAGATTATACAAACAACGCTTTCAGTTCTGTAGCATCCTCAGGTTTCATTTTTCCTGCAAGAACCAAACTCAATTGTTTACGGCGTAAAGCGGCGTCATACCTCTGTTTTTCGAGTGCTGTCTCTGGCGTTATTGAAGGTACGGCTACTGGGTTTCCACTTTCATTTACAGCAACAAAGGTGTAGATAGCCTCATTAGCTTTAGTTTTATCTCCGCTCTGGCGATCTTCTACCCATACATCTATATACACTTCCATTGAAGATCTAAAGGCTCTAGAAACTTTTGCTTCAACGGTTACAACACTACCTAGTGGGATAGCCTTATTAAAAGCAACATGATTCACCGAAGCAGTTACCACAATTCGTCGAGAATGTCTACCTGCAGCAATTCCTGCTGCACGATCCATACGAGCTAAAAGTTCTCCTCCAAATAAGTTATTTAAAGGATTGGTTTCTCCTGTTAGTACCAAATCGGTTAAAGTAGTAAGAGATTCTGAAGGGTGTCTGGATTCCATGCAATTTTAAATTTTTGCAAAGATATGCGGTAATACCATAATGAGAAAATAACAACAGGTATAATTTATGAGTATTTAAACTTCATAGTACAGTATTTTGTTGCGGTGATAACAAAATACTTACAATATATAATTGTAGTGTGATTTTGGATTACTTTTTAATCAATAACCAGGCTTTAGAGCTTTGTTCTCTTTTAATTCTGGCTAAAGCTTGTATTGCTTCAGAACGATTTTCATAACTTTCATATGCTACCTGATGTAAGCCATATTTGTTTACCCCAATAAGATGAGCATTAAACCCTTGTGATTTAAGTTTTTGTATTTTATTATCTGCATTAGATACAACTCTAAAAGCTCCAGCGACAATATGAAAACTTCCTGATACAGTTTTAGATATTTCAGGAGTTGTAGTAGTGTTTTCTTTACCTTTTATAATATTAAGGTTGATTGCAGGGAGTGGGTTTGAAATTTCAAAAGTAGCTTCCTGTATTCTGTTTTCGATTTCTTGATTAGCTTTTTGCCATTCTTTGTTATTGTAACTTACATTAGTATCACTAACTTGTTTTAAACCAAAAAAACCACCAATTCCTAATACAATTGCTGCAACAGCTGCGTATTGTAAATAAGGACGTTCACGACGTTTTTCTGGAGTAAATGCAAGCGGGATTACTTCTTCGATAGCTTCAACATTTTCCTTATATACCTCACGTTTGATCTCAATCTCCCTTTTAATTACAGGGGATGCAAAAGAATGTAAACCAAAAGCTTCTGTAAGATAGTTTACTTCTTGTAAAGGTTCAAATTGTAATGTATTTTCTACCGAAGTATAGAATGAACCAATTTTCTCTAATTCTATACGTTGTCCTTTTGCCATCTTTTCATTAAGAGACAAAACATAACGCTGGATTTTGGCAACAGCATCTGTATATGAGATGTTCTCTGCAGATGCAATATAATTAGCTAACAAGCCATCATTGTTTTGTAATTGGCTATTAAAAGAAATTAATTTTTGAGGAGGATAAAAAGTAGTAGTGCCATCTTGGATTGTAGCTGGTTGACGCCTAGTTAAAAACGCTCCAAAACCCGGTAGGATTATACATTCATATCGATATAATAGTTCGCTTATGTAGTTAGCTGTGTTATTCATTACCCCTTCTAAAAATATGCTTTCCTTGTTAGTGACAATTAATTATTCCAAAGGTATAAAAAAATGGAAGTCATTTAAACTCTAGCGGCTGAATTTATTAACAGTTTCTATTTTTTTTGTTACTTGCACTGACTTACAATTTATTACATGAATATCGAAAAACTTCTGGCTTTACTCACTCTTAAAAAAGTAACCAATCTTGGAGATAGCTCTATCAAAAAATTAATACGTGAAGTTGGCGATGCAGAAGCGGTGCTTGCCGAAAAAACAAATAACCTACTCAAAATTGATGGAATAGGGAAAATGAAAATCAAAGATTTGCATAATCCGGAGTATCGAAGAATGGCAGAAA
Proteins encoded:
- a CDS encoding lipopolysaccharide assembly protein LapB, with protein sequence MINYWKHIGFLCLFFGSGNNIVLSQEIVPKQEINIDDLGNVSDEFQENFFEALKQKAITNYDKAIEALEKCIEIDPKPDFLYLELGKNYLELKRYQDAEDNFVKVLADKPNNRFILELLFEVYFQQRKYKESVAVVEKLVAFNPLFKEQLANLYFLEKRYEDALIVLDELDDEYGTDEYRNRIRKRISSKIIDPNGQISRLEQKIKEKPKVEQNYLNLIYLYSKDNQKEKAFETAKLLLKKKPKSEFVHLALYKFYLEENNIEQAINSMKIALKSNKIDIESKYKVINDFLPYLDKNPQYESQLTSIVSLLSNGQNNGKVFTELGHYYYKKDKKEQALNFYERGIKSNVNDFVLLKRILLLQLDLERYEKVETGSELALEMYPAQPIFYLANGVALIHLEKAAEAVEILTIGIDYVIDDLKMELDFYQQMSVAYRNLGDTTKASEYQQKANQLQKKS
- a CDS encoding murein hydrolase activator EnvC, which codes for MRFLKSIYFVGLLLVCSPSFSQSAKQQQLEEERQRLREEIEQMKELRANNKRKERSVLYEVETINSQIGTRKNLIKITNQQANLLTREINTNFKKIAAYRKELTALKKDYAKMITKSYKSKSHQSRIMFLLSSSDFSQAYKRLQYMKQYNEHRKEQADRIENDTKELQVLNTDLSRQKKEKQVLIEENREEQNKLKEEKKEQQILMTSIRKKQGTYTKQIKAKEQQASAIDKAIEKLIREAIAKANKKAGKKVTKKGSATTFALTAEAKILADNFTSNKGKLPWPVGTGRVTKKFGRQPHPTLPNIQINSSGVEIETRSGEPARAIFEGEVIAIQKLKGASRLIQIRHGNYITTYYNIENISVKEGQKVATKQSIGEVRTNPTTGRTIMKFLIYQNAKRLNPQSWIYKM
- a CDS encoding DUF4292 domain-containing protein translates to MNRIFYLLCIALMMLNSCKGTKAINEAGIKKLNAEKVIANHYNRSFNFRTLNTRIKVKYDDGRQSYSPNATLRIERDKTIWISVKMLGITLAKALITPEKVSYYEKINSTYFEGDFKLLSEWLGTDLDYDKVQQMLLGQALFNLRNDKYKSSIAGKVYQLRPKTELALFERLFLIHPGTFKMFSQRLKQSIENRDLTINYRSYQKVGNQDFPKEIYIEALQDKEKTMIEIDYKTVDYNAKVSFPFKIPSGYKQVTIQ
- a CDS encoding SPOR domain-containing protein, giving the protein MNNTANYISELLYRYECIILPGFGAFLTRRQPATIQDGTTTFYPPQKLISFNSQLQNNDGLLANYIASAENISYTDAVAKIQRYVLSLNEKMAKGQRIELEKIGSFYTSVENTLQFEPLQEVNYLTEAFGLHSFASPVIKREIEIKREVYKENVEAIEEVIPLAFTPEKRRERPYLQYAAVAAIVLGIGGFFGLKQVSDTNVSYNNKEWQKANQEIENRIQEATFEISNPLPAINLNIIKGKENTTTTPEISKTVSGSFHIVAGAFRVVSNADNKIQKLKSQGFNAHLIGVNKYGLHQVAYESYENRSEAIQALARIKREQSSKAWLLIKK
- a CDS encoding acyl-CoA thioesterase, with protein sequence MESRHPSESLTTLTDLVLTGETNPLNNLFGGELLARMDRAAGIAAGRHSRRIVVTASVNHVAFNKAIPLGSVVTVEAKVSRAFRSSMEVYIDVWVEDRQSGDKTKANEAIYTFVAVNESGNPVAVPSITPETALEKQRYDAALRRKQLSLVLAGKMKPEDATELKALFV